The following DNA comes from Buteo buteo chromosome 7, bButBut1.hap1.1, whole genome shotgun sequence.
CTCGCCATTCTGCTCATCTCTCAGGCTCTGCTGACTGAGGTCTGTTACTAAGCGAACTGCttgcttcttcccttcttcGTCTCCCGACTCCTCCGATTCAATCCGCTTATCAACTGCATAAGATACATAATAGCAGAATTAGGCTATTTTCAGCTGTGGGGCAAGGGGGAAGAAGTAACAAGCAGATATAATAACCAGGATTCACATATACCACTATGCAGTTAGTAGAAATCCTAAGTTAACTAAATGAAAGGTTTAGTCTTAAATAAAAGGCCTCTTACCCCTTGTTTCTACTTTGATTTTGGATGCACTTTTTCCTCCCATCACATCTTCCTAAAACCAACAATCTGGGAAGAAgactggaggaaaaaggaaatttcttaGATCAATGAAGTGCAATTCCAAAGATTACGGAGATGGAATTAGAactatcacatttttaaaacttttaggaaaaaatcagTATCGTGTACAATAGTACCAATGACACGAAGAAGTGAAGGCAtcaaaaaatgataaaaaaaaaaatccctgcacGTAAAAGCAACCGTCTCCCCAGCATAGCCTGCGAGATCCCTTCACCGCTTACCCAGCCACAACTCTGCTGGCCACCTTGGCCCCAGGGACCTGAAGCTGCTCGCTCCCCCCTCAGTATTTACTCTCGTTTCACGGGACGACTAAGGAAAACCAACGTCATGCCAGGGGATTTCTTTCctattatctttattttttacgTCACGCTCATCTCCACAAACCCACTTTTCCACCTCTCGCGCCGGGagcccccggggagggggaaggcgtCGCGCCATGCCCCAGGTAATACACACACCGTTCCCCCTGGCTCGGGCGGCCCGCCCCGGCTCGGCGACCAGCCAGGGCCCCGTTCCCGCCCCCCCGGGCAGCCGCTCTCGGGGTGGACACCGTCGGGGTGGACACCCGCGGGCTGCCCGGCCGCAGAGGGACCACAAGCCCCACCGCGCGCAGCTGGCAGCTGCCCCGCCGAGCGGCAGTGCCCGAGCGGCGAGCCGTCCCGACCCCTCAGCGGCCGCGGCCGGCTCTCACCCTCCATCATCTCCTGCGGTCCCTCTCCGCTCTCCGCCGCCATATTGCTTCTCCTCCCACCGCCCCCTTCCGGAAACCGCCTCAACCGTCGCCGCAGCCAATCAGAGCCCAGCGCTGGCGACGTGCCGCAGCCAATCACACCTGCAGGTGGTGCCCTAGGGGGCGGGGCAGCGCCCCGGCCACCCGCGCGCAtgcgccccggccccgcttccTTCTGGGGGTTGTAGTTCTCGGCCGGCAGGGCGGGAAGCGGTCGTAGCGCCAGgcgctgctgcagcagctggggaccTGCTCCCTCCCTATCAGCGCCTCGGGCCTGAGGCGTTACGAGCTGCTTTCGGCCTCGTCGTTGCGCCTACGCATTCTTCGGAGGATGGCTGTCATCCTGCGGAGGGGCCTTCCACTTGCAGCCTTCCACCCCCGGAGAGGGGACCCCGGGGCAGGTCGGCCGGGGCTGCCTGGAGTAGGCGGCTCGAAGCAGGACATCGCGTGTGGCGGCGGGGTtgtgggggggaagagaggcCGGAGGGAGCCGCAGATTCCTCGACTCCGGATCAGTTTTGCCTCCTCCCGCGCCGGCGCCCCATTGGCTCTCCTCCGTGCCGCTCTCCCACTGCCTTCGCTTATTGGGCGATGCGGCTGCCTAGTCCCGCCCCCTACTTCCTCGCGCCCGCTGGCTGTGTGGTGACCGGCCTGAGGAGTGGTGGCCGTGGCGGTGGCGGTGGCTGTCCTGGTGGGGCTGGGGTTGGGACCTGGACCGGagccgggaccgggaccgggccTTCACTGCCGGTGAGCTAGGGCTACAGCCCCGGGAGGGTGGACGGTGCGGGCGGCACcctgggtgggagaggaggaggctgtgCTACACTTGCTGACTCAAAACTGGGAATTACTTCCCAAATTACCaaaacttttgcttttaaaacgAGCAGGAATGGGGAGAGGGTGCACGCTGGGTGCTTGGTAGCTCTTACAGAAATATGGTGGACATGTCCTGTTGATCACAGGTATTCTATACCACCAGGGCAGGATAATAGTCAATACAGTCACCTTTGCACTAGCAACACAGACCAAAAGTTAATCGAACATGCAAGAACGAGCGGCGGTCTTGCTGTAACTTAACAGGGCTGTGCTTTGGGTTAGAAGGCATCGTTACCTGCCAGTGTCCCAAGCTGGGACTCAGTACCTGACTGTAAGGCTGACTGAATTTCTTATGTTTCTGTTACAGATCGTGGCTCCCTAGGTGTGGTGTGGCAACCAGAGCGTGACCATGGCAGCCGAGGCTTATAGCTCCTCTGAAGGGGGCCTTCGGCCTTCACCAATAGGCTTAGCCCTTGCTCTCTTGAATGACTCTGATAAGCTAAGTAGATCATACCCCTGggacagaaaaagcaggaaaagtcAGCTCTCTGAACTCTGCCGTCTTAGAGCATCTCTTTCTGGTGAGCACAGTATTTTGAGATTGAGTGTCAGCAGTGAAGGTGATGTGTTTCAGACAGTTTCAgatctttctcctcccctccctcaaaccTAGAGAGAATAGCAATAAGTAGCTGCCAGAAAGCACTTGTTCAATAAGCATCTAAGACAGAAATTACTGCAGGCTGGGAGAATTTACAGGGGATGCATTGCTGGATTGGTGCTCTGCACTTGCACTTGTTCCTGGGCAACTTTTATTGGCTGCCATTGGACCATCCTGCCATCTTGTATTAGTATCTAAAACACGAAAAATTTCCCAATGAGGAGAAAGATGTTGTTATGCTGGATTCTGTTAGGAGGGGAAGAACTTTGCAGTTTACAATGCGTCTAGATCCaggccttcctttttttttaacatggtgAGCCTATTCATACTGTATGCGGTGCATAAATGCAGAGATGTCCTTGTGATGAGTTGTTCATAATGCTTCTTCCAGTACTCCTAAAGCTTCAAAGGTGCTTACTGTTTTGGGAGTAGAGTGATGGCTTTTTTCTGCTATTGCCATTTCCCAGGGAAATGTTTTTTACAGGCAGAACCTTTGAAAATTTTAGTACAATCACTTGGCATTGTGTAACATAAAACATTGGTGTGGGCACAGATATTTCAGTGTCACGTCTTGTGAAGAGTTAATTAACTGGTTTCTGACTAATGCAGTATTTAATAAGGGCTTGAACACTTACtgtaattatatttaataacAGTTTAAATTTTAACTTGAGGGatttcaaaaccttttaaacTCATgttaagtgaaaaataaaagttaactAGTCTGGTTGAATCTTATGGATGTTGGCAATTTTTTTCTAGCCTACGGACTGAGTTTAATTGTTCCAGTGGCTGTGATTCAAAAAGATATGTTTGTTagaattgtttctgttttctttagtttcattgattttattttattgtaatttctttaaaaatctagaAGCATATATTTTGGGATTATTTGACAGTTGCTTCAGCtgacaactattttttttattcattcttcTAATACTCCTGTAGTAGACTGTTATAGCTAAGTAGCTGATCTTTATCTTCTCACAGGGGAGAAATGGAGCTCTTACTGTTTGTCTTCACTGGCAGCTCGTAACATTTGTACTAGCAAAACTGGTAACTCATGGGCTCAATGGGCTTCTGCCTCTCTCTCCACTTCCATTGGAAGTTCTGCTTCTTGCTCCTTCTTGCATACCCTCGCCGTGGAGGAATCCAGCCAGCACCTCCCAACTGCTGCACGCAATCCAAACAAAGCCATCTTCACCGTGGATGTCAACACAACAGAGGTATTTGCAGTAGTAACTGCAAAACTAAGCAGGCTGTAACTGGTAGAGGTTGTATGACATCAGACAGGCTAAAATGCCTGTTGTTGTTACGTGTATCTGCAAGCAATCAGAGAGTCATGAAGGCATTTTATAGTCTATTCAAGCTCAGTAATCTTCTAAAGACTGACaatgcatttatttccattGCAGGTTGTAGTTAGCAAAATATGCAAGACCATATCAGAAGCACGCATGTCTTGAGtcttttttcagctgtgaagtGGCAcgagggaagaaaggaaagcagaatgttCTTCAAGCCTTATGTCTGTTAAGTGCCAACCCTGGGATGGGTTTGTGGTAGCACAAGGCCTCTTTATCTGCCCCAGTAAATATGCCTTTTGCATTGGGAGGAAGagaatttctctgtttctgtcctGAGAGTAAACATTAATATAAAATTGAGTACTGAAAACTTTAAAGAGCTGTGCCATTTTTAGCTTGACCTGACAGTTTGAGCTTACCCATCTTAAAGGCATTTAATCCTGACTTGGTCACAGGCTTAAGTATGTCAATGACTGGTGTGATTACCTCATGCCTTCAGGTGTGGATAAAATTTTGTGGTCTGCCTAGGCTCTGCTTGCAAATACAACTTTGCAGTTTTGCCTCCATGGatgtaattatttaaatgacACAAGAAGCTGGAGCTGGTAGGCAgttaaaagaaagcaggaaaccTAAAAGAAAGCAATATCTCAAACCTCCTTAACCAAGAAAATGTGTGGGCAAGGGATGTCCTAGAATAAGAAGCTTTAGTGAACTGTTTTTGaagaattcagatttttaaagaacCCCTCCATTTCCACCAAGAAGAAGGGATATTATAAGACACTAAAGCAACAACATGAGGAGATGATTATCTATTAACAAAACttactgcttttattctttgttctgttttggtggttttttctgcttttctagatCCTAGTGGCTAATGACAAAGCCTGCAAGCTGCTTGGGTGCAGTAGTCAGGAAGTCATTGGTCAAAAGCTGTCCTGCTTGATATCCAAATCCAGTCAAGAAGTATGGGAAGCTGTGGGTGAGGAGTACATAGAAACTGATGAATGTTCATCGGTGGTTTCAGGAACTGTGGTACGTGACATGTTCAAGGAAATATTCCTAACCATATACAGTGGTTTTGTAGGCTTtcgtttggggttttgggggtgtttttgACATTTGCAATATAATTTCCTGATATATTTAACTTTGTGGGCATTTGGCAATTATGTCATATGTAGGACCATTCGGTTTAAAAGTTTGCAGATGTGGGAATTCAAAGGCCAAAAGATGTTTTGGGAGGCACCTGTGAGAGCCTTGCAGCTGCTAATGTGTATAGTCATGATGACTTGACCAAATCAAAACTTAAAGGacattagatttaaaaaaaataaaataaaatcaatatagTTGCTTAACATGGAAAAACCTGTTATGGAAAAGTTCCAGATTGTctggtcttttaaaatattttaaaaattatcttaaattgCATTGTGCATATTATAAAGTTGCAGGTCGGTCAAATACCGTGAAATGTCTGTGCCAAAACACCTAGTTGGTGCAAAAGAATGGAATTGATATTTTGCCTATAGTGGGGTTGTTTATTAAAGAACTGCATGAGAAAtgtctcaaaattattttcttttgctgcttttgtgagCTGTCACTTGGAAAATGACCTCATATTCTTCCTGGTGTGttatttttgtactgaaattGTCAGCATCTCGGAGCTTGATCTTCCTCAATTGGatatgggggggtggggaaataTCTAAGTGTGATTCAGTGAAATCCAGGATTAAAATGAATTGTCTAATAAAGGCACTAATTCTAAGCCATAGCCATTCCAAGTACTTTATAGGAGTCACTGTGTAATTCATAAACCCATTCTGTCAGGATCacataaaaatgataaaaggCTTGATATGAACACTGCAGGTTATGAGATAAgtaaacattttctgatttgAGGAGAATCTTCTCCTGTAAGCAATTAAACTGCTATTTTTGCAGCTGACAGTAAGAACTGTGTTACTAATGTGGAGTATTCATTAACGCCATGGGACATCCCTTAAATAAGGCACCTCTGAAAGGCACTTCTCACTGAATGCAAGGTATTAGATTGGCACATTTATTATGCTGAAGGAAATGCCTTTAGTCTTCctgaggcagggagagaagaTACAAAAGCAACAATGAAATTTTGTGTATGATCAGTGAATTATTTGCAAACCTTTTCATCTCTATATAAAAACTGTGTTTCTTCCAGTAAAAAACTAGTAAGTAGtcaagaaataatgtttttctacCAATGATGGGGAGATATCCTGGCTCAATATCTTATTCTTGTTTGAAATTCTTGCTAAGTAACCACAGTCTTAGTAAATTCTGACTACATCTCTGAATCCTATGGAAAGGTGGATATTATAGGCCGTCTCAAAGAGAAGATCCCTGTCTCGGTCTGGCTGAGGCGAATAAGAAGCAAGGACAGCCAGTGTTGTGTGGTTGTGCTGGAACCAGTGGAAAGactttcagcttctgtttccttcaggGTTGACGTGAGTGTTTTCCTAATGATCAAATCAGATGGCGGTTTGTGAGAGTTAATTTGTGAATGAAACATGTCTAAAAGCTAGCAGGCACATTACTGTTTGTGAACACGAAGTGTGTGCATAGCACTGCCTGAAACCGGTATTGCATGTGCAGGACCTGTGCATATTTCTCCCATGCATCTCGTCTTGACGTATTCAACAAGTCACATTAAAATTCACTGTCTGTTGCCCATGGACATCTTAGACTTGAACAGTGACAGTTCGGCAGGGGGTTGCTTATTCATGGCAGGGGTGCCCTTGTGAAGGGATCAGCTTGCTCAGGAAAAGTTCTTTGAGGAGCATTGGACTCCCCTGCTTCTCCCCTGCAGCAAAGGGCAGGGTCTCTGCACGATAATGTCGGAGAAGTGTTGCATTATGCTATGTCTGCTTTTACTGAGGTAGCTGTATCCATGAGGAGACTGCAGAATGAAACTTCCTGCCGTTTGCTTAGATATTTGCAGAAACTGTTGTTAAAGGATTGAGTGGACTGTGGCTAAAatgctaaaattaaaatagtcccgtaaattttcttcctaaggGAGAGATTACATCATGTGACCTCCTTTTTGCCCATCTCCATGGCTACCCAACATTGGAAGAAGTAGTTGGGCTCCACATAAAGGACCTGATTCCTTCTGTGCAGATCCCTCCTCtagacaaaaaaatcccaaaggtATAGTATCAGCACCAACCATGTTCTTCCATACCCTTCCCATCTGGAACATAGGGGCACACTCTTTTCCCTCCTTATGTAACAGAAGAAAGCCTTTTCAGAGAGAAGCGTAAGTCCCCTGAAAAAGGGTATGCTGTTTATTCATGGAGCTGCTGTCTGAATATTTCCTAACTAGGAATGAGACCAAGCCCTGACCTGTCACTGTGGAATCTGTCCTGGTGAAAGACACTTTTCTCCAATCCTGGTTTTATAAGAAACCATGCTCTCTCTCTCAGCTCCCTAAAATTCCTTTGAATTCTTTAGCCCGTTTCAGTCACGTCTTTCTGAGGAGTGAAAGTCTAAAGAATACCCAGATCTTGCAAATGCCAATATAGTTGGCATTTGCATGGCATTCAACTATCTAGGCAGCTAGATAGTCGAAAGAGGCCTTATTAATGCCTCATTTGCTGAAAAGCTGCAGCATGGACTTTCCTGGTCTTAATCATCAGGATATTCACACAGGAGTTCAACACTGGATTCTAAATACTTAGAAAACCAGACTTGGTTTTTTGATATTCACAGGATtggttcatttttcttttcctgctcctttttcCTGAGAATGTTGCTGTGTAATTTTATATCAGTactgaataaaaccaaaacatttggTTAGTTagagattttctgtttgtttggggtttgggttttttttgctttaatttagaACCTCAGGATCCAGCGAGCTGTAGGCCGATCCAGAGAGGGTAATGCATTTCCTCTCAGTTTAAAGCTGCAAGTAAGCCTTCTGGAGGAGGACCAAGCAGCAGTGCAGAAAGATGGTGTCCcgcagacagaaaaagaaggctCTTTCACAGGCTATCATTACTCTGCTGCAGTCGTGGTTTTCTCCACCATCAGTGGTCTTGTTACTGTCGAGTCAGATGGAACCATCTGTGGCATCAAGGATAGTTTTGCTTTAATGCTCTTCGGCTATGAGAAGAAAGAACTGTTGGGAAAGGTAAGGTAGGAGTTTTAATCCCTCCCAAAAGACTGCTACGTATGGCAGCATATCCATTGGAATTGTAAAGTTGTCTTTTACACTTGTTTCTGTCTGTCACAAAACCTCTGTGTTTCATGTGTCGGCGAGTGAGTTGTCGGATGATATGCAAATTCCCTTGCTGTAACTGCTAAGTCTTGCAGTGCTGAGGAGCTAGTATGGATTTCAAGTACATGTCCTCCATCAGTCAGGTGGATCACTTTTGCCTGGCTATTCATCAGAATCAGGTCCACAAACATGGATTGTTAGCATTTGCCCCCAACCTGTGAGAGTCAGCTTAGCTTTGTAATGTTTCATTCCGTGTTTTAGAACATTACATTCCTGATCCCTGGTTTCTATAACAACATGGAGAGAAGCAGTGACTATTCTTTGCCATTACCTCCTCTTGACGACTCCATGGGGACAGAGGGTGAGTGCATCTTTGAAGATGTTACTGCCTGCCATACAACTGGCTCTGGCTGCTGGAACAAAGGTAAAATGAATAGAGACGAGAGATTTGCCTATGAACATGGGAACATGATTTGTAAAAGCAGCGTACCTCCGTGCAGTTTTTAAATTGGATTTCCACTGTAACCTAAGGCAAACAGAATTGTTCACCTAAGGTTGTGCTTCTCTCTTTGTTGCTAAGAAGATGAAACTGAATATCCAAGTTGGAAATTACACTGTTAATAGAGAATGCTTTGTATTTAACGAGcacttccctttctctccctcccctgttAGGCTATCTCTGAGTATTTTAAGACGTGTAAAATATAGCTTTTGTGACAGTACTGCAGCGGAACTGTAGATACTTAGGACTaatattttaaggaagaatTCTAATATTCTTCTGAATTGGTTCATGTTGGTGGCTAATATTCAATGTTACGTTGCTGTGGTGTTTCTGTTAGGAGTCATCGCATATTCCTCTGATGCACTTCGCTGCATTTACAAAGAATTTGtcaaaattgtatttctctGAACACAACAGGAATAAACAGAAGCAAGGAAGCCTCATGTCTCCAAATCTGTCTTTCCAGCTAACTCTGCCCAAAACAGAGAACACAAGGAAGTGCATACTTTCATCTGTATTGCAAAAGATCTTTCATGCTGGTTTTgcctctttcatttcttttttcccctgttttctttttctcttttctttgcttaGAAATGCAAATCTGCATTGAAACCAATGCACACTACTGGAACAAAGAAGAGTTAGTAGACAGTATGCAATTTCTTAGGTAATTCTTTGATGAAGTGATGCCTCTAATCTAGGAGTAATTCAGTTCTTCAGTGAGGAAGCATTGTTGGCATTCAGCCTTTACTAAATGGAAGGATGTTTCTAGATTCAAGTCTAGATTTGTTCACTCATTAACAATACTTAGTTTGCTTCATCTTACAGActtatgtttttctcttttgatctGTTGTcactggggaaggaaggaagttcTTGTCTTAGTCTTTCTCTTAAACATATTTAGACTGTATGCTTTTTGTCTTGCAATTTCAGTGAGTTATATAAATGCAGTCtaaaccttttcattttaagtgtttGGAATGGAGAGTGTATGTGTGTTTTcattggtttgggggttttttgctgctgctatttgTATGAtcattttatttccagattttGTATGGTCATTGGCCTTTTTTTAGGTCTCTGAACTTCAATCCAAGTAGCTAACCCAGAAGGCTAATACTTGTCCAAGAGCTTTGATAGGAAGGCAAATTTTAGCAGCCCTGAAACATTTAGATTCCTGCATGTGATGACTTCTCAGGCCGAAGTAGAGTGGAGTGCTCACATTTGCACCACTTTGCCTTAATCAAGTCTTTTATACTCAATTCCTTCGGGACGAGACAGACCAAGGCAGTTCCAAGATTGTTTTTAATCGCTGTAGTCTCTGAAGCCTAAACAAAAAAGGCTAAGTTGgtatggttttgtttcttgtttggtACAGACAGCAGCTTCTTGGCTGCATCTTTAGCAAGCCTTCTGTCAAGAGATGAAGAGCAGGAATTGCAACAAAGACACGAAGACGATAAATTAATACATGATGAAACTAAACAAAAGAATGGGACTGGTTTATTTTCTACTCTCTCACCTCCTGCAGTGGCATCCACACCCTCTAATAGGTAGGCATTTCATGGACTGcatattcactttaaaaaattaagagccATGGTGGCAATCATCAgcaaaaactgttttttcaCCTCTATGTTGTCTGTGGGAAGGTGTAATAAGACCCTTCCACACTTTGCTCTCTTTAGAATCTGAGCACTATTTGCAAGACAGGTTGAGTTTTGCCTACCTTAGATTTTTGTTTAGATCTGTACAATCTACAGTTGTAAAGTTATAGGAGTTTCATCTCTAACGGCTACCAAATGCTTCACCCAAGCTAGGGAAGGTAATTAGGTTCTATCTTTGCTAGATCAGAAGCAGTGGATGTTTATCTCCTTCCATGGTATCCACCACCAGCTGGTGTTGCACTGAAGCCAGCTTACCTGGAATGAATTCTAAATGTTATTCCTTCCAGCACTCAGTGTAACTGTCAGGTCATCCATTAAAACAGGGTACTGTGTTACTTAAGTCCAGCCATTTTTATTGTaccttttcaggtttttttcctgttaggaGGTTAGAAGTTCTGCACAAGTACCTATATGATGCACATGGTTTATCTTAAGTTAAATATTAGGCCTTCCACATTAACAGTTCTAACcctcaaaaaatatttactgccCTTTTTAATATATAGACTATTACAGCAcagttcttgctgctttttaaagacaCTGACAGTCTCATTGTTTCCTTGTGCTCTCTTGGGTTTATGCCTCTCATGTCATAATTGGATTGTAAGTGCTCTGCTGCATGGATTGTTTTGCTACTCTGCATTTTTAGTAATAGAAatgtttgtaaaatactttGTGCTATGGGTTTCAGTGAACCATGGTTAAATTGATGGATGGGGACATCCATCTTCTGTTGGACAGACAAGGGATCTTCTGTTCTCAAGACTAGAAGTATCCTGCCACGTGTACTGGCTTTTTGTTGTGGTGAAGGATCTTTGatatatatttagaaattaaGCTAGAGAAGGACATAATCCGTAGGGAAAGAGTGCCATTCGAGTGTACCTGCTCTTCTTTGGCCAAGATGGAATTTGTTAGGATTTTGGATGCCTGTGCCAAtagctttctgcctttttcttttaaacttaaaaCAATTGGTGCAGGTTTTAAACAGTGACCATGGTAATGGAAGAGTGGATTGTATACAGTATGAcagttttctcattcttttgtCATCATGATATCACTAATAACTTTGAATCCTTGCAGCAAAGACAGCATTGCTACCAATGACCTGTCAGCCCACCATAGAGAGCCTTACCCTGAAACCTGGCTTGACAGAATCAGAGCAGTGGAACAGTGTAGAACAGTGGAAATGGCAGGatcaaataattctgaaaagatGCTCTCTGCAAGGCTCTCTCCCATGTCATCTGATTCAGAACAGTTGGATTTAGGTCAGAACATGAAGATTACAGTAAGAAGCAGTGACAGTGCAGTATCTGGTGCATCTGAGACTCAAAATGCCAGTGAGACTAGTATCTTGCCTAACCAACTACAAGTTTGTCATCAAGACCTCAAGGAAGTAAATTGTCAGCAGGTCTATAGATTACCGTATGAAATGCTGAAGCATCAGCATTCCACTGATGCCTGGGAACAGGCTTCTTCAGCAAATGTTGCCTGGTCGCCTGTTTGTTCTAGACTAGAAGGCAATCTAGATACTGCATCCTATGGCCCAATTAAGCTGTCTTCTGATGTTACTTGTAACTCACCTGGAACACCAACAATAGATGAACCATTGTCTGGGGCAACACTGGACTACCAACAAGGCTTTCAAAGCCACATGGTTACAGAGCAGCTGTCAAAAACAAACTTGATGTGTGATGCAAAACATTCCAGCCTTGAGCATGTTGTTGTTGAAAACTGCCTGCTAAATGATGCTTCATCCTTCTttgcaaatggaagaaatattATCCATGATGTTTGCTCGGGAAATAAAATGGGTTGCAGTGCTTCTGCACCAGGAGTTGCCACATCCTCTGAAGATGTTAAAGAATCAGACACTGAGCTGAACTGTGTTTGCTCTGGTCTTGAGGTACTGGGTCTGAATATTGATGTCAAGGAGAACTCAGACAATTGTTTAGGTATTACTGCAGCTCTTGCAGGAGCATCCTCCACTAATGCAGCAGACTTGGCTGTAGGCAATATGCTAACTCAGAAAAACAGTGCCTTTTCAACTGGGCAAGAAAGGCAGCTGTTGAATGGTGTTGCCATAGAAGATGGTTCTGGGTGGCTGGCCTCCCGAAGGCATGTAGAAGACTCTGAGGAATCCTCCAAAGCACTTCTTGAGAAGCCTGAAACTCTTGCAGAGACTGGGGGGGACAACTTCAACAGAAAcccactgaaaagcaaaggtaGTCCTGAAGAAGACTGCCAGTTGCATGGGCAGCAAAATATGGAGATAAAAGTAACATCGACCCCAGTGAAACAAGAAGGAAGGCTGAATCCAGCAGCTCCTTTGACCTTGGAGATTCTAGAAGGCAGCTACACTGGGAATTGCTGCCACAGAGATGGTTCACAATTAAGTAAGTTAAACCTatttctccccttcccacaACTTTTATTGGGGTGCTCTTTTTCACCCACATTTTTGCAGAAGGCAGACAGTTCTGTTTAGAAGCTCACagtggagaggaaggaagaagctgtagcatccaggaagaaaaaatggtatttaagtCTACTCGGAGGGTATTGGAAAAGCAGGTCGTATAAAATACAAAGCTACTAAGAAATTAATCCAGACTGAATGGtcagaaatattcttaaaacacaattaaaagaTTTGAACCTGATAACTTCttctgaacagaaaatacaaagtccATTGTAAAACTTGTATTTAAATTGTATAATGGAATGTTTCCTTTACTCCTTCAGCTGGATTCTGTGGCTTGTTGTATAAAATCctcatttttatgtaatttagACTAACGATGTGAAATTAATAATCACAATCAGACACTGACAAAAGTTTCTGCTGGGGGGTGGGAACTATGGAGATAGCCGCCAAGTATCTCTAGAATAGCTGTGCTTTTGTCGGCCCCTCTGATGATTCCTTACTGAGTAGGTGTTCCTCAAATGAAT
Coding sequences within:
- the PASK gene encoding PAS domain-containing serine/threonine-protein kinase isoform X3; the encoded protein is MAAEAYSSSEGGLRPSPIGLALALLNDSDKLSRSYPWDRKSRKSQLSELCRLRASLSGEKWSSYCLSSLAARNICTSKTGNSWAQWASASLSTSIGSSASCSFLHTLAVEESSQHLPTAARNPNKAIFTVDVNTTEILVANDKACKLLGCSSQEVIGQKLSCLISKSSQEVWEAVGEEYIETDECSSVVSGTVVDIIGRLKEKIPVSVWLRRIRSKDSQCCVVVLEPVERLSASVSFRVDGEITSCDLLFAHLHGYPTLEEVVGLHIKDLIPSVQIPPLDKKIPKNLRIQRAVGRSREGNAFPLSLKLQVSLLEEDQAAVQKDGVPQTEKEGSFTGYHYSAAVVVFSTISGLVTVESDGTICGIKDSFALMLFGYEKKELLGKNITFLIPGFYNNMERSSDYSLPLPPLDDSMGTEGECIFEDVTACHTTGSGCWNKDSSFLAASLASLLSRDEEQELQQRHEDDKLIHDETKQKNGTGLFSTLSPPAVASTPSNSKDSIATNDLSAHHREPYPETWLDRIRAVEQCRTVEMAGSNNSEKMLSARLSPMSSDSEQLDLGQNMKITVRSSDSAVSGASETQNASETSILPNQLQVCHQDLKEVNCQQVYRLPYEMLKHQHSTDAWEQASSANVAWSPVCSRLEGNLDTASYGPIKLSSDVTCNSPGTPTIDEPLSGATLDYQQGFQSHMVTEQLSKTNLMCDAKHSSLEHVVVENCLLNDASSFFANGRNIIHDVCSGNKMGCSASAPGVATSSEDVKESDTELNCVCSGLEVLGLNIDVKENSDNCLGITAALAGASSTNAADLAVGNMLTQKNSAFSTGQERQLLNGVAIEDGSGWLASRRHVEDSEESSKALLEKPETLAETGGDNFNRNPLKSKGSPEEDCQLHGQQNMEIKVTSTPVKQEGRLNPAAPLTLEILEGSYTGNCCHRDGSQLSILFEVKRVELQGCAILFCVWVVKDLLQSQKEAVAKRQLLLSSLASSAQSIADLSTNNLGEVVVKFIWKERVLEDCWVDDPDLGRVTQEIAILLKLQHPSIIKVLDVFENEHFFQLVMEKHGSGLDLFTFIDNQPNLDEPLASYIFRQLVSAVGYLHCRNILHRDIKDENIVIAEDFTIKLVDFGSAAYLEPGKLFYTFCGTIEYCSPEVLSGKPYYGPELEMWSLGVTLYTLVLGENPFCELEEAMAAVLNPPRPVSKGLMDLITGLLHPIPEQRTTLAMLAEDCWLKQPVNLGAYSWEEVYISAETESSRFRNSSSEHAHRDRLPAPRMESEPCLNGPSCERADPCWEEAAAAVECQGSALGHCGHPSPLRPMEQ